The genomic window GAAAAGGCTTGTGGAGCGTATAGAGCTGAACAAGGCGAATTGCTACAACGATGTTTCACTTCTTGAAAACACATTCGACAAAGACGACAATTCTCTCCCTGTAATAACCAACGCTTGCAAGAAGTACACAGAACATTTTGAGACCTTCTTGGAAGATGGAAGGGGGTTGTTGTTCTATGGATTGGTGGATGGTGGAAAGACATTCTTTGCCAACTGCATTCTCAATGCCCTTCTTGACCAAGGTTATAAGTGCAAGGGTACTTCTTTTCCAGACCTAGCAAGTAAATCCTTTGCTGACTTCGACAAGACAGAGTTTTATACCTCTTTCAACTCATACGACTTATTGCTCATTGACGATATGGGAACGGAGCGGAGAACGGATTACATGCAAGAGATTATCTATGGTGTTATTGATACAAGATACACCGCTAAACTGCCAATGATTATCACTACGAACCTATCATTGGAAGATATAAAGAATCCAGAGGATATATCCAACAAGCGTATCTTTTCTAGAATTCTGGAGCGCTGTCACCCTATCGAGATAAAACAGACAAAGCATAGGTTGAAGAATGGGCGTATTGATTTTGTGAAGACGAAGAATATCCTAGGGATATAAAAGGATTGAACATGACCGAAGAGCAAAGATATCGTTATTGGCTGGCTGTCCATGCACTTGCAGATAGTGAAGAATCTGCTACAATGACAGAAGGAGTAAATAATGGCGAGACACAACAAACAGATTACTCAACGGAAAAGTTTTGTAAAAAGATGGTAGAAAGTGCTTGACAGGTTCTACTATAGGGTGTAATATTAGGTATAAAGAGAAAAGGAGATACGAAATGACAAGACAAGAAGCATTAGATTTTATCAGAGCATCAGAGGCTACAGGATTTAGGTATGGCGATTTGAGTTACATCACTGAAAAGCAAGACGCCATAAAAGACATCGAGCTCATGGAAGATGAAGCTTGGAATGACGGAGAGATTTTCGAGGCATAACAGCAATCCCCTCTTCGGAGGGGGTATTTCTC from Synergistaceae bacterium includes these protein-coding regions:
- a CDS encoding ATP-binding protein, which codes for MNSALTDVLNGLQATREEGDYIKDGILYCGKCHTPKQLKKIFLGTEKIFGCMCDCQAEEVCNQEEADRKKRLVERIELNKANCYNDVSLLENTFDKDDNSLPVITNACKKYTEHFETFLEDGRGLLFYGLVDGGKTFFANCILNALLDQGYKCKGTSFPDLASKSFADFDKTEFYTSFNSYDLLLIDDMGTERRTDYMQEIIYGVIDTRYTAKLPMIITTNLSLEDIKNPEDISNKRIFSRILERCHPIEIKQTKHRLKNGRIDFVKTKNILGI